One segment of Meriones unguiculatus strain TT.TT164.6M chromosome 3, Bangor_MerUng_6.1, whole genome shotgun sequence DNA contains the following:
- the Szrd1 gene encoding SUZ domain-containing protein 1 isoform X4 encodes MEIDRRLEKKLKITQKERKSKSPPKVPIVIQDDSLPTGPPPQIRILKRPTSNGVVSSPNSTSRPALPVKSLAQREAEYAEARRRILGSASPEEEQEKPILDRPTRISQPEDSRQPSNVIRQPLGPDGSQGFKQRR; translated from the exons ATG GAAATAGACAGACGGttggaaaaaaaactgaagatcACACAAAAGGAGAG GAAATCCAAATCTCCTCCCAAAGTGCCCATTGTGATTCAAGACGATAGCCTTCCCACGGGCCCCCCTCCACAGATCCGCATCCTCAAGAGGCCCACCAGCAACGGTGTGGTCAGCAGCCCCAACTCCACCAGCAGGCCAGCCCTTCCTGTCAAGTCCCTCGCACAGCGGGAGGCAGAGTACGCAGAGGCCCGGAGACGGATCCTGGGCAGCGCCAGCCCTGAGGAGGAACAGGAGAAACCCATCCTCGACAG GCCAACCAGGATCTCTCAACCTGAAGACAGCAGGCAGCCCAGTAATGTGATCAGACAGCCTTTGGGTCCTGACGGGTCACAAGGCTTCAAACAGCGCAGATAA
- the Szrd1 gene encoding SUZ domain-containing protein 1 isoform X3 has product MEIDRRLEKKLKITQKESRKSKSPPKVPIVIQDDSLPTGPPPQIRILKRPTSNGVVSSPNSTSRPALPVKSLAQREAEYAEARRRILGSASPEEEQEKPILDRPTRISQPEDSRQPSNVIRQPLGPDGSQGFKQRR; this is encoded by the exons ATG GAAATAGACAGACGGttggaaaaaaaactgaagatcACACAAAAGGAGAG CAGGAAATCCAAATCTCCTCCCAAAGTGCCCATTGTGATTCAAGACGATAGCCTTCCCACGGGCCCCCCTCCACAGATCCGCATCCTCAAGAGGCCCACCAGCAACGGTGTGGTCAGCAGCCCCAACTCCACCAGCAGGCCAGCCCTTCCTGTCAAGTCCCTCGCACAGCGGGAGGCAGAGTACGCAGAGGCCCGGAGACGGATCCTGGGCAGCGCCAGCCCTGAGGAGGAACAGGAGAAACCCATCCTCGACAG GCCAACCAGGATCTCTCAACCTGAAGACAGCAGGCAGCCCAGTAATGTGATCAGACAGCCTTTGGGTCCTGACGGGTCACAAGGCTTCAAACAGCGCAGATAA
- the Spata21 gene encoding spermatogenesis-associated protein 21, with product MELQAVKEQAQSMELQAGEGQAQSMELQAGEGQAQPSGDCVTPEGQPEPAMDQQEDLQSAEAQEIHPSQSCQVIPGDWGAKEPPVPLAETLTLPTQGNTDHGLETACTLDNRSQAQVDEPPSEAGLLQVRLQEPMPVPSSGTHKDSPPEPVSPKPMATAQEKKALPLLQSVPGPRIHKDRSEAVETKATPRPLPFTEVRDLEKKELTQGQKQRHQALAAVGAQGPGNHRRGFMKCLLEVEEQEEATHRRTLKTRTLTARKSSKNLTSVPTSGPTNSSVPSLPLTLNEPSNSAPATMAPWVRTTGPGQAPASGGSPGSVLSLPTQDLSWRWPEMLPQSNERNLNFVKSRQELEEHGLYKLYQSWEERSEEHLTLKQEEAFRSYFDLFNGSGEVDARSLKNVLLLIGLNLTPAQLEEALMSADVNGDGHVDFKDFLAVMTDTKRFLYSVEQNVLMDMSPLNPYTLFFEILSLLVEMLALPEVALEEITNYYQKKLKEGSSKAREMESAISSLRSRKKLSYNPQQADNLEVPERRVLRILSRLKQQNYAANLQSPYAQVPCIPLCPRLDKKTVRRKQGSHNHSMLDHCVPTSLGPEIHGLFFQSGQQASREHSSDSRKWLNSVPARTH from the exons ATGGAGCTGCAAGCTGTCAAGGAACAAGCCCAGTCGATGGAGCTGCAAGCTGGCGAGGGACAAGCCCAGTCAATGGAACTGCAAGCTGGCGAGGGACAAGCCCAGCCTAGCGGGGACTGTGTGACCCCTGAAGGGCAGCCAGAGCCAGCCATGGACCAGCAGGAGGATCTGCAGAGCGCCGAGGCCCAAGAGATTCATCCCTCCCAGAGCTGCCAGGTTATCCCAGGAGATTGGGGCGCAAAAGAGCCCCCCGTGCCCTTGGCAGAG ACTCTCactctccccactcaggggaacaCAGACCATGGTCTGGAGACAGCATGCACCCTGGACAACAGGAGTCAGGCCCAGGTGGACGAGCCTCCCAGCGAAGCAGGCCTCCTACAGGTCAGGCTGCAGGAGCCTATGCCAGTACCCAGCTCAGGGACACACAAGGACAGCCCCCCGGAGCCAGTGTCCCCTAAGCCCATGGCGACTGCACAGGAAAAGAAGGCCCTTCCCCTCTTGCAGTCTGTGCCAGGACCTCGAATACACAAAGACAG aagtgaggctgtgGAGACCAAGGCGACCCCAAGGCCTCTCCCTTTTACT GAGGTGAGAGACCTTGAGAAGAAGGAGCTGACCCAAGGGCAGAAGCAACGGCATCAGGCTCTGGCGGCTGTAGGCGCCCAAGGCCCTGGGAACCATCGGCGGGGTTTCATGAAGTGCCTACTGGAGGTGGAGGAACAGGAGGAAGCCACCCACAGGAGGACTTTGAAGACTCGGACCCTGACAGCCCGGAAGTCCTCCAAGAACCTCACTTCTGTGCCCACCTCAGGCCCCACCAACAGCTCAGTTCCATCCTTACCTCTGACCCTGAATGAGCCCTCCAACTCAGCTCCAGCTACTATGGCACCATGGGTCAGAACAACAGGCCCCGGGCAAGCCCCTGCCTCCGGGGGGTCCCCTGGCTCAGTTCTGTCACTTCCCACCCAGGACCTGAGCTGGAGATGGCCAGAGATGTTGCCCCAGAGCAACGAGAGGAACCTCAACTTTGTCAAGTCACG GCAGGAGCTGGAAGAGCATGGCCTCTACAAACTCTACCAAAGCTGGGAGGAGCGAAGTGAGGAACACCTCACCCTGAAGCAGGAGGAAG CCTTCCGCAGCTACTTCGACCTCTTCAATGGCTCTGGTGAGGTGGACGCACGGAGCCTCAAGAACGTCTTGCTTCTAATTGGCCTCAACCTTACTCCGGCGCAGCTGGAAGAAGCCCTGATGAGTGCAGATGtaaatg GAGATGGTCATGTGGATTTCAAAGATTTTTTGGCTGTGATGACAGATACCAAGCGCTTCTTGTACTCTGTGG AACAGAATGTCTTGATGGATATGTCACCCCTGAACCCCTACACGCTGTTCTTTGAGATCCTCTCTCTGCTGGTGGAGATGCTGGCCCTGCCGGAGGTGGCCCTCGAGGAGATCACGAA TTACTACCAGAAGAAGCTGAAGGAAGGTTCCTCCAAAGCCCGAGAGATGGAATCGGCTATAAGCTCACTGCGCTCAAGGAAGAAGCTCTCTTACAACcctcagcaagcagacaacttagAAGTCCCAGAACGAAGGGTCCTCAGGATCCTGAGCCGGCTGAAGCAGCAGAACTATG CTGCCAATCTGCAGAGCCCCTATGCCCAGGTGCCCTGCATCCCACTCTGCCCGAGGCTGGACAAGAAGACAGTCCGTCGAAAGCAGGGTAGCCATAACCATTCTATGCTGGATCACTGTGTTCCCACAAGCCTGGGCCCTGAAATCCATGGTCTCTTCTTCCAGTCAGGACAGCAAGCAAGCAG GGAACACAGCTCTGACAGCAGAAAGTGGCTTAACTCCGTGCCGGCCCGAACCCACTGA